A window of Paenibacillus sp. 19GGS1-52 contains these coding sequences:
- a CDS encoding HAMP domain-containing methyl-accepting chemotaxis protein, with protein sequence MKKSPGVKDSAGKRFGGKFTNVVQNSRQSISFKMAASYAVLALLFLLSGLTSIYQMNGMQKNTDDLVSQMIPALERIHNLNYYTEHIMSISMQHIQSSDQAEKEKLDEERNQFIRKVADTMKSYSQTLEIEAQKQQFQLVSAKWTEYLSINNQAIKLSTSEDDELALEVSNKGISAFNSMQTDLEVLVKNSQDEAAAKGAMSVRIFHTSLTLIIIMIVLVLLVIGVINSFIRRNFINPLKRVTGHLQRIAGGDLTAEDTFIANQDEVGLLAKTVNEMNRALLEIVNRIRNVSQIIGDQSEMLVGSISETKEGGIQIAATMEELATAAGSQAEAAVDASKAIEDLNMLIEAFSNKGNELTLHSQQVLLKGDRGQVLMESSVAQMGQISAVVSQSMENVQELNRKNEGIFRLVGSIRSISEQTHLLAINAAIEAARAGESGRGFAVVATEVRKLSEDVQRTVSEITGITQGIQQESQEVVRSLREGVKKTEEGSRQIVETGEALAEINRSVQGMAATIETMGTDLQQMTGSSESMNEFSQHISALSQQSAAAVEETAASIQEQVHSTSEVAAAIEYLKKLSGELKESVTRFQV encoded by the coding sequence ATGAAAAAAAGTCCGGGAGTTAAGGACTCGGCTGGCAAGAGGTTCGGAGGAAAATTTACAAACGTGGTGCAGAACAGCAGACAAAGCATCAGTTTCAAGATGGCTGCCAGCTATGCCGTATTGGCGCTCTTGTTTTTGCTTTCCGGATTAACTTCAATTTATCAAATGAATGGCATGCAGAAGAATACGGATGATCTCGTCAGCCAGATGATCCCTGCGCTGGAGAGAATCCACAATCTTAATTATTACACCGAGCATATCATGTCTATTAGTATGCAGCATATTCAAAGCTCCGATCAGGCGGAGAAAGAGAAGCTGGATGAGGAACGGAACCAGTTTATCCGTAAGGTAGCAGATACCATGAAGAGCTATTCGCAAACACTGGAAATAGAAGCTCAGAAGCAGCAATTTCAATTGGTGAGCGCTAAATGGACTGAATACTTGAGCATTAACAACCAGGCGATCAAGTTGAGTACCTCGGAGGATGATGAGCTGGCATTGGAAGTATCCAATAAGGGAATATCCGCCTTTAATTCGATGCAGACCGACCTGGAGGTTCTGGTTAAGAATAGTCAGGATGAGGCTGCGGCCAAAGGTGCAATGTCAGTTCGTATTTTCCATACTTCTCTTACATTGATCATTATAATGATTGTGCTGGTTCTGCTAGTTATTGGAGTGATCAATAGTTTCATTCGCCGCAATTTTATCAATCCCCTAAAAAGAGTAACCGGGCATTTACAGCGAATTGCCGGAGGTGATTTGACCGCAGAGGATACTTTTATCGCTAATCAGGATGAAGTCGGATTGTTGGCTAAGACTGTGAACGAAATGAACAGAGCTTTGCTGGAGATTGTGAATCGTATCCGCAATGTCTCACAAATCATCGGAGATCAGAGCGAAATGTTGGTGGGTTCGATATCGGAAACGAAGGAAGGTGGCATTCAGATCGCTGCCACTATGGAAGAATTAGCAACCGCCGCTGGAAGTCAAGCTGAAGCGGCTGTAGATGCTTCCAAAGCTATAGAAGATCTGAATATGCTGATAGAAGCTTTTTCAAATAAAGGCAATGAGCTTACGCTTCATTCTCAGCAGGTACTGCTTAAGGGTGACCGCGGCCAAGTATTAATGGAAAGCTCAGTGGCTCAGATGGGGCAGATCTCAGCAGTTGTATCGCAATCGATGGAGAATGTACAAGAGCTGAATCGTAAGAATGAAGGGATCTTCCGGCTGGTAGGTTCTATCCGCAGCATTTCCGAGCAAACCCATTTGCTGGCGATTAATGCTGCTATTGAAGCGGCGAGAGCTGGGGAGAGCGGCCGTGGCTTCGCAGTCGTAGCCACAGAGGTTCGCAAGCTGTCGGAGGATGTGCAGCGGACCGTTTCGGAGATTACCGGGATTACACAAGGGATTCAGCAGGAGTCACAAGAAGTGGTTAGATCGTTGCGTGAAGGGGTCAAGAAGACAGAGGAAGGCAGCCGTCAAATTGTTGAAACGGGTGAAGCTTTAGCCGAAATTAACCGCTCGGTTCAGGGCATGGCAGCAACGATCGAAACGATGGGTACTGACCTGCAGCAGATGACGGGGTCCAGTGAATCCATGAATGAATTCAGCCAGCATATCTCGGCATTATCTCAGCAATCTGCAGCAGCAGTAGAGGAAACAGCCGCTTCTATCCAAGAGCAGGTACACTCCACGAGTGAAGTGGCAGCAGCCATTGAGTATCTGAAGAAGTTATCTGGAGAGCTGAAGGAATCTGTAACCCGATTTCAGGTGTGA
- the dgt gene encoding dGTP triphosphohydrolase encodes MTLIEKREHRQYPEITRLETSRAAYERDYSRLIHSPTFRRLQGKSQVFGAGTGDYYRTRLTHSLEVAQIAREAAKSLLRSYPEVETGQAENPGLVIDTEVVECAAIAHDFGHPPFGHKGEEVLDSILQQLIEDKTNEEAKRADAGPVQRQLIHENMKRRYEHFEGNAHNFRLIMFLEKRENIDGLNLSDAVLLGINKYPFPGTVLKKGMYLHEWNYISNIRSQWGIPAGKKTLEAQLMDLCDDIAYSAHDLEDGIKAGKIEVHEHFMNDPYTQRLVVEKITTLEDFFWKDWKEEGIRAKVAEVLSSFLRVWEEKMPTCENDYSRTRREVKAYWVSTFVASLGVIPDGDWKKVTFIKEGQEDEDMLRTVSVLKSFAWVTMIRDLRVQRLQKRSEWILRRLWAAFLDPETSKAIIPSDWLQRFEKDQLQIKPIWTWEHMVIDYIAGMTDSFAEKIYNELYGLKVGSIYDLD; translated from the coding sequence ATGACACTTATTGAGAAAAGAGAGCACAGGCAGTACCCGGAGATTACTCGGCTGGAAACGTCAAGAGCCGCCTATGAACGCGATTATTCGCGTCTGATTCATTCGCCGACCTTTCGTCGGCTGCAAGGGAAATCACAGGTGTTTGGTGCAGGTACCGGGGACTATTACCGGACGCGCCTTACCCATTCCTTGGAGGTAGCGCAGATTGCTCGTGAGGCCGCCAAAAGCCTGCTGCGTTCCTACCCGGAGGTAGAAACAGGGCAAGCAGAGAATCCCGGTCTTGTTATTGATACGGAGGTGGTGGAATGTGCGGCTATCGCTCATGACTTTGGCCATCCGCCGTTCGGGCATAAAGGGGAAGAGGTGCTCGACAGTATTCTGCAGCAGCTCATCGAAGACAAGACGAACGAGGAAGCTAAACGGGCAGATGCGGGCCCGGTACAACGGCAGCTGATTCATGAGAATATGAAGCGGCGGTATGAACATTTTGAGGGCAACGCTCATAACTTTCGTCTGATTATGTTCCTGGAGAAACGCGAGAATATTGACGGACTCAACTTGTCTGATGCTGTACTGCTGGGAATTAACAAATACCCTTTTCCCGGCACCGTGCTCAAAAAGGGCATGTATCTGCATGAATGGAACTATATCTCAAATATCCGCAGCCAGTGGGGCATCCCTGCCGGCAAGAAGACGCTGGAAGCCCAGCTTATGGATTTGTGCGATGATATCGCCTATTCGGCACATGATCTGGAAGACGGCATAAAGGCCGGTAAGATTGAGGTACATGAGCACTTTATGAATGATCCCTACACCCAACGGTTAGTTGTGGAAAAGATCACGACGCTGGAAGATTTCTTTTGGAAGGACTGGAAGGAAGAGGGCATCCGCGCTAAAGTTGCAGAGGTATTAAGTTCGTTCCTTCGAGTCTGGGAAGAGAAGATGCCTACCTGTGAAAATGATTATTCTCGAACCCGCCGTGAAGTTAAGGCTTATTGGGTGAGTACCTTTGTTGCCAGCCTCGGAGTTATTCCGGATGGGGATTGGAAGAAGGTCACTTTTATTAAGGAAGGTCAAGAAGACGAGGATATGCTGCGGACGGTAAGTGTGCTGAAAAGCTTTGCCTGGGTTACGATGATTCGTGATTTGCGTGTTCAGCGGCTGCAGAAGAGAAGCGAGTGGATTTTGCGTCGGTTATGGGCGGCTTTCCTTGATCCGGAAACCTCAAAGGCGATCATTCCTTCGGACTGGCTGCAGCGTTTTGAGAAGGATCAGTTGCAGATCAAGCCGATCTGGACTTGGGAGCATATGGTGATTGATTATATCGCCGGAATGACGGATTCTTTTGCCGAAAAAATCTACAATGAGCTATACGGTCTGAAGGTCGGTTCGATTTACGATTTGGATTAG
- a CDS encoding class F sortase, whose product MKVSGNSSQIKPLQTLDHKIAAPDKSILLENNIKPALPKPFLPTSLVIPAIGVSAQIQPVAVLTNGQIGVPKETDLVGISYPGVLPGEQGNVILDGHVDSYTGPAVFFNLKKLKRGDAIIVSNNSGRKLTYLVESVEIFVTSEAPLKRIFGETKDPRLNLITCTGRYSRKKKEHEKRLIVFTKLEGEL is encoded by the coding sequence GTGAAGGTTAGCGGGAATAGCAGTCAAATTAAGCCTTTGCAGACCCTGGATCACAAAATAGCTGCACCCGATAAATCCATTCTACTGGAAAATAATATAAAGCCAGCTCTACCCAAGCCTTTTCTCCCTACCTCACTTGTTATTCCAGCAATTGGAGTAAGCGCGCAAATCCAGCCGGTAGCGGTCCTTACTAACGGACAAATAGGTGTACCCAAGGAAACGGATCTCGTTGGAATTTCCTACCCAGGTGTCCTACCCGGTGAACAAGGAAATGTCATCTTGGACGGGCATGTAGACAGCTATACGGGCCCGGCAGTTTTTTTTAATTTGAAAAAGCTAAAGCGCGGAGACGCTATTATTGTCTCCAATAACAGCGGACGTAAACTGACTTATCTTGTAGAGTCGGTGGAGATCTTCGTAACATCCGAGGCTCCACTTAAGCGAATATTTGGTGAAACCAAAGATCCCCGGTTAAACCTGATTACCTGTACTGGAAGATATAGCAGAAAGAAAAAAGAACATGAGAAAAGACTGATTGTCTTTACGAAGCTGGAAGGTGAATTATGA
- a CDS encoding amidase domain-containing protein, with translation MNLIKKLVLVIICLLASIYLPIDTTKADESKLNEEVETTLKQMFAERAYTLVDRKTDRLQKYYFTNQALSRNAYQNERNRTAYINEWANKRSIKLVEANSNIRIIRLNITEETAKISLVQSLKISYVYCDKILPAQSFGVGTRHFMTLKKSNGKWTIEREWYLDPLDENPNKIAEGSNGLAPSVKHKTVTHNSKKYNRTRAVEYANKYAGTAWGAGNKNRYNNKYLDYTSKGGDCTNFASQVVGDAEEGGGLPMIGGWRYFYKSGGTKTWVQTDSFSHFLLRSGYANMIAKGDYNGIVSPSKRYAEGAISQLQPGDLIGYILHQDDTDHFSIVVGFDEYGYPLVNSHTADRYRVPFDLGWDRNTKYTLIHIKD, from the coding sequence ATGAATCTGATTAAGAAATTAGTGTTGGTTATAATTTGTCTCCTTGCTTCAATTTATCTCCCTATTGATACAACGAAGGCAGATGAAAGCAAGCTGAATGAAGAGGTTGAAACGACACTTAAGCAAATGTTTGCGGAAAGAGCATATACACTGGTCGACCGCAAGACGGATCGGCTTCAGAAATATTATTTTACAAATCAAGCACTGAGCAGAAATGCTTATCAGAATGAACGCAACCGGACGGCTTATATTAATGAGTGGGCTAATAAAAGGTCCATTAAACTGGTGGAAGCCAACAGCAACATCCGCATTATCCGCTTGAATATTACTGAGGAAACCGCAAAAATTTCATTGGTGCAGTCACTTAAGATCAGTTATGTGTACTGCGACAAAATTCTACCCGCGCAATCCTTTGGAGTAGGTACGAGGCATTTCATGACTTTGAAAAAAAGTAACGGAAAGTGGACCATCGAGCGTGAATGGTATTTGGATCCGCTTGATGAGAATCCGAACAAAATTGCGGAAGGTTCAAATGGATTAGCTCCATCTGTAAAGCACAAGACAGTTACACACAACAGCAAAAAATACAACCGTACCCGTGCCGTCGAATATGCAAATAAATATGCAGGCACTGCTTGGGGAGCCGGAAATAAAAATCGTTACAATAATAAATACTTAGATTACACAAGTAAAGGCGGGGATTGTACTAATTTCGCTTCCCAGGTTGTCGGTGATGCGGAAGAAGGCGGCGGTTTGCCGATGATCGGCGGTTGGCGTTATTTCTACAAATCAGGAGGCACCAAGACTTGGGTGCAGACTGATTCCTTCAGTCATTTTCTCCTGCGCTCCGGGTATGCGAATATGATCGCTAAAGGCGATTACAATGGGATTGTGTCTCCTTCGAAGAGATATGCTGAAGGCGCTATCTCACAGCTTCAGCCTGGCGATTTAATTGGCTATATTTTGCACCAGGATGACACCGATCATTTCTCTATAGTCGTTGGATTTGATGAATATGGTTATCCGCTGGTCAATTCCCACACCGCCGACCGCTACCGGGTTCCATTTGATTTGGGATGGGATCGAAATACAAAATATACGCTTATCCACATCAAGGATTAA
- a CDS encoding oligosaccharide flippase family protein, translated as MNVPRLFKQSAIRTVAMVIVKVIGLIGRIILTRIVGAEGIGLYQIAYSFFGFVLMLTGGLPTTLAIVTAKKPAQGWQFLKLVSVCAILTSGIISLVVFRHSSSIANLLGNPDLEYAIRGLAPALFAVPLLSLLRGYLQGLERISIIALSEVTEQAFRIFFLLLIVSQLLPLGVNGAVGRGMYATFIGAFASFSLLTLYIYLDKTSSPRSSHPTPYLPLMWFLKSSLMISLTRIFIPASEFIDAILVPNRLLAAGYSTSEATAMYGVIYGMAAIVVYTPTLITGALSHTVTVQIAAEWQQGNLKKFNRLTQMALKVSWLWGLASALFLFLYANELSLFIFNTENARYAIRYLAGIPLIVGFREISTSILWSQDNKKTPLFGLLSGLVCSILAQYFLVRIPGFGYIGASIAIILMEFVSSAWNFKALQKSKKKISDLLHLIMDVGFLSGIIIGISRLSPSMGDLAISLRQFLIETFLFFIVTGVYIYWRCVRYKK; from the coding sequence ATGAATGTACCCCGTCTGTTTAAACAGTCCGCAATCAGAACCGTTGCCATGGTTATTGTTAAGGTTATCGGCCTGATTGGACGTATTATTTTAACAAGAATAGTAGGTGCAGAAGGAATCGGGCTGTATCAGATTGCCTATTCCTTCTTTGGTTTTGTTCTGATGCTTACCGGAGGATTGCCGACCACCTTGGCTATTGTAACAGCAAAAAAACCTGCCCAGGGCTGGCAATTCCTTAAATTAGTATCGGTCTGCGCAATCCTGACTAGCGGAATAATCAGCCTGGTAGTGTTCCGACATTCTTCCAGCATCGCAAATTTGCTTGGCAATCCTGACCTGGAATACGCCATACGCGGTCTAGCACCCGCTCTATTTGCCGTGCCTCTACTGAGCTTGTTGAGAGGTTACCTGCAAGGTCTCGAAAGAATTAGTATTATAGCTTTGTCTGAGGTGACAGAACAGGCTTTCCGAATATTCTTCCTGCTGCTGATTGTTAGCCAACTTTTACCGTTAGGGGTCAATGGAGCGGTTGGAAGAGGGATGTATGCTACTTTTATAGGCGCGTTTGCCTCCTTTTCCTTACTAACCCTTTACATTTATTTGGATAAAACAAGTTCGCCTCGTTCCTCCCATCCAACACCGTATCTTCCATTGATGTGGTTCTTAAAAAGCTCCCTCATGATCTCCTTAACACGTATCTTCATTCCGGCTTCGGAATTTATAGACGCCATCTTGGTCCCTAACCGATTGCTTGCAGCCGGCTATAGCACTTCCGAGGCGACGGCGATGTATGGAGTGATTTATGGAATGGCAGCTATTGTCGTCTATACGCCTACGCTCATAACAGGAGCCCTAAGTCATACTGTAACGGTACAGATTGCAGCGGAGTGGCAGCAAGGTAATCTGAAGAAATTCAATAGGCTTACACAGATGGCCTTAAAAGTAAGTTGGCTGTGGGGATTGGCCTCGGCGTTATTTTTGTTCCTTTATGCCAATGAACTTTCATTGTTTATATTCAATACTGAAAACGCTCGTTATGCTATAAGGTATTTGGCTGGCATCCCCTTAATCGTAGGCTTTCGCGAAATATCAACCAGCATCCTATGGTCCCAGGATAACAAAAAAACTCCACTTTTCGGACTGCTGTCAGGATTGGTATGCTCCATCCTCGCTCAATACTTTTTGGTTAGGATTCCCGGCTTCGGTTATATCGGTGCTTCGATAGCCATAATTTTGATGGAATTTGTCTCTTCGGCTTGGAATTTCAAGGCTTTACAGAAAAGCAAAAAAAAGATCAGCGATCTCCTCCACTTGATTATGGATGTCGGCTTTTTATCGGGCATAATAATCGGGATATCCCGATTATCACCATCGATGGGTGACCTAGCTATAAGTTTGCGGCAATTCCTGATTGAGACATTTCTATTTTTTATCGTTACCGGAGTTTATATATATTGGCGCTGCGTACGTTATAAGAAATAA
- a CDS encoding polysaccharide deacetylase family protein, producing the protein MKNRNYYEQRGDMIWEVHTNQKVIALTFDDGPDPSETDQILKVLHEYHAKCTFFAIGKRIAAYPDVAKRVIAEGHELANHTYNHIYFKKPISEQQIHQELALTENEIIKISGKRSALFRPPGGMYDETLIDVSNSMGLKPVLWSWHQDTRDWNRPGVYSISTKVIRNAHNGDIVLFHDHVHGQSQTRQALQIILPELEKRGFRFITVSEMIRLSNTQQVDMY; encoded by the coding sequence GTGAAAAACCGCAACTATTATGAACAGCGCGGGGATATGATCTGGGAAGTACATACTAACCAAAAGGTAATTGCCCTTACCTTCGACGATGGCCCTGACCCCTCCGAGACGGACCAGATACTCAAAGTACTGCATGAATACCATGCGAAATGCACTTTTTTTGCCATTGGAAAAAGAATAGCTGCTTATCCGGACGTGGCCAAACGGGTGATCGCCGAAGGGCATGAACTAGCCAACCACACCTATAACCATATTTATTTTAAAAAGCCGATTTCCGAGCAGCAAATTCATCAGGAACTAGCGCTGACTGAGAATGAAATTATAAAAATCTCCGGCAAACGAAGCGCTTTGTTCCGACCGCCGGGCGGCATGTATGATGAGACCTTAATTGATGTCTCCAACAGTATGGGCCTAAAGCCAGTTCTGTGGTCTTGGCATCAGGATACGCGTGACTGGAATCGTCCAGGGGTATACAGCATCTCCACAAAAGTCATTCGAAATGCACATAATGGCGACATCGTGCTGTTTCACGATCATGTCCATGGACAGTCGCAGACCAGACAAGCCCTCCAAATCATTTTGCCTGAATTAGAAAAAAGGGGCTTCCGATTTATAACGGTTTCGGAAATGATTAGATTATCCAACACCCAGCAAGTAGATATGTATTAA
- a CDS encoding helix-turn-helix transcriptional regulator yields the protein MSENTSFTTEEIAGLLKISKLKVYDLIKKGELPSYRVGKQMRVDLSDLEAYKQNSRSETSTNIMNANVSHSVVQQLFPHSIASQAKSAARNIVITGQDMSLDILATHLERSLPSARPLRSYAGSLDSLIAMYQGESDIVSTHLLDGDTGEYNLPYIRKLLVGFSYIVVHMLARSAGFYVQKGNPKGITEWSDLQQEGLTLINRERGSGARVLLDEQLRLHGIQSASLAGYFTEENSHFAVAGKVARGEADVGIGTEKAAKIIDGIEFIPLIQERYDLVMVKKTGQDQWINTVIDILRSSAFQNELGSIHGYDLSDTGTVIFET from the coding sequence ATGTCTGAGAACACATCTTTTACGACCGAAGAAATTGCCGGGTTGTTGAAAATATCTAAACTGAAAGTATATGATCTAATCAAAAAAGGCGAGCTGCCCTCTTACCGTGTTGGTAAACAGATGCGTGTCGATCTCTCCGATCTGGAGGCCTATAAACAGAATTCACGTAGTGAAACTTCTACTAATATCATGAATGCTAATGTAAGCCATTCGGTTGTTCAGCAGCTTTTCCCGCATTCAATTGCGTCTCAAGCTAAATCAGCCGCACGAAATATTGTGATTACCGGTCAGGATATGTCGCTGGATATTCTGGCCACACACCTGGAGCGCAGTCTGCCCTCTGCCCGTCCTCTTCGTTCTTACGCCGGTAGTCTGGACAGCCTGATTGCCATGTACCAAGGTGAATCGGATATCGTCAGTACGCATCTTTTGGATGGAGATACGGGAGAATACAACTTACCCTATATCCGGAAGCTACTTGTCGGCTTCTCTTACATCGTTGTTCACATGCTTGCTCGGAGCGCCGGATTTTATGTACAGAAGGGGAACCCGAAGGGCATTACGGAATGGTCTGATCTGCAGCAGGAAGGTCTTACCCTAATCAATCGGGAGCGTGGATCTGGCGCACGTGTGCTTCTAGATGAACAGCTACGGCTGCATGGCATTCAATCAGCAAGCCTGGCCGGTTATTTTACTGAGGAGAATAGCCATTTTGCAGTAGCAGGTAAAGTCGCTAGAGGCGAGGCTGATGTGGGTATCGGCACAGAAAAAGCCGCCAAAATTATTGACGGCATTGAGTTCATCCCCCTGATTCAGGAGCGTTATGATCTTGTTATGGTCAAAAAAACCGGTCAAGATCAATGGATCAATACGGTAATTGATATCCTTCGTTCATCAGCCTTCCAGAATGAGCTTGGCTCCATTCATGGCTATGACCTTAGTGATACGGGAACGGTCATTTTCGAGACCTGA
- the modB gene encoding molybdate ABC transporter permease subunit: MNINWTDFFAPVWLSVKISVITSIIVFILAAIAARAMAHKKFPGRSLVETVLLLPLVLPPTVVGFVLLVILGRRSWIGKLYEQFTEQTILFTWGAAVIAAVVVAFPLVYRTVKAGFEGVEKDLEDAARAQGASELQVLRYVTIPLAGRSLAAGYVLGFARGLGEFGATIMVAGNIPGRTQTVPTAIYVAVDGGNMTLAWMWVCSIIVISAIMLMFVNRHS; encoded by the coding sequence ATGAACATCAATTGGACCGATTTTTTCGCTCCGGTTTGGTTGTCGGTCAAGATCTCAGTGATTACCAGCATCATCGTGTTCATTTTGGCAGCAATTGCTGCCAGAGCGATGGCACACAAAAAGTTTCCTGGCAGAAGCCTGGTGGAAACAGTGCTGCTGCTGCCTCTAGTCTTGCCACCGACGGTCGTAGGTTTTGTATTACTAGTTATCTTGGGCCGCCGGAGCTGGATTGGCAAGCTGTATGAGCAGTTCACAGAGCAGACCATTTTGTTTACATGGGGCGCAGCCGTTATCGCGGCAGTCGTCGTAGCCTTTCCTCTCGTCTACCGCACCGTTAAAGCAGGATTCGAGGGGGTTGAGAAGGATCTTGAGGATGCAGCGCGTGCGCAGGGAGCCAGTGAGCTGCAGGTACTGCGTTATGTAACCATTCCATTGGCTGGCCGTTCGTTGGCTGCTGGTTATGTTCTGGGCTTTGCTCGCGGATTAGGGGAATTTGGGGCTACAATTATGGTAGCCGGTAATATTCCGGGCCGAACACAGACGGTACCTACTGCCATCTATGTTGCTGTCGATGGTGGTAACATGACTTTAGCCTGGATGTGGGTGTGTTCCATTATTGTTATCTCGGCTATAATGCTAATGTTCGTAAACCGCCACTCTTAA
- the modA gene encoding molybdate ABC transporter substrate-binding protein — translation MFKKWANGLLAIAILVAVGLTSVPQGNVEAATKKTEIIVSAAASLQDSLDKIAVLYEKQHPDIDLVFNYGASGTLQKQIEQGAPADLFFSAGDKQMNALVDGGLIADHKMLLKNQLVLVVPSDSKTKITTITQLTDKSFKKVAVGQPESVPAGQYAQQSLTTKKVWDTLQSKLIFAKDVRAVLSYVETGNADAGFVYKTDALTSNKVKIALTIGPYAHKAINYPAGVVKDTKNLEAAKAFYSYVQTKTASDIFTSYGFLLP, via the coding sequence ATGTTCAAGAAATGGGCAAATGGATTGCTGGCGATCGCCATCTTAGTGGCAGTGGGTTTAACATCGGTACCTCAGGGGAATGTGGAAGCGGCAACCAAAAAGACGGAGATCATAGTATCTGCCGCAGCAAGTCTGCAGGACAGCCTTGACAAGATAGCAGTGCTGTATGAGAAGCAGCACCCTGATATCGACCTCGTCTTTAATTATGGTGCCTCCGGCACGTTGCAGAAACAAATTGAACAAGGTGCTCCAGCAGATCTGTTCTTCTCAGCAGGAGATAAGCAGATGAACGCACTGGTAGATGGAGGTCTGATTGCAGATCACAAGATGTTGCTCAAAAATCAACTCGTTCTGGTCGTTCCTTCCGATTCAAAGACTAAGATTACGACTATTACACAGCTTACGGATAAATCATTCAAAAAAGTCGCGGTCGGACAACCGGAATCAGTACCTGCAGGTCAATATGCACAGCAATCATTGACAACCAAGAAAGTGTGGGATACACTGCAAAGCAAGCTGATATTTGCTAAGGATGTCCGTGCGGTTCTCTCTTATGTAGAGACGGGGAATGCTGATGCAGGCTTCGTATACAAGACAGATGCGCTTACCTCAAATAAAGTGAAAATTGCCCTAACCATAGGTCCTTATGCACATAAAGCAATTAATTATCCAGCTGGAGTGGTTAAGGATACCAAGAATCTAGAAGCCGCAAAGGCGTTCTATAGTTACGTTCAGACTAAAACAGCAAGTGATATCTTTACAAGCTACGGATTTCTGCTTCCTTAA
- a CDS encoding ABC transporter permease has product MAQTAVNVTPPNVPAEKVSSPWRDAWKAFRKNKTAMVGLYIIVFFVLIAIFAPLIAPYGFKEQVLVNRLKPPSSAHWFGTDDLGRDLFTRIMYGARISLWVGFFSVIASIFVGTILGILAGFYGKWIDMLISRLFDILLAFPSILLAIAIVAILGPSLQNALYAIAIVNIPTYGRLVRAKVLSLKSEEYITAARAIGMTNTRILVTHILPNSLTPIIVQGTLGIATAIIEAAALGFLGLGAQPPDPEWGKMLSDSRQFIQKAPWTVIFPGLSIMLTVLGFNLMGDGLRDVLDPRMKN; this is encoded by the coding sequence ATGGCACAGACAGCAGTAAATGTAACTCCTCCGAATGTACCTGCCGAAAAGGTATCCAGTCCTTGGCGCGATGCGTGGAAGGCCTTTCGCAAGAACAAGACGGCAATGGTCGGACTTTATATTATTGTATTTTTTGTATTGATTGCAATTTTTGCACCATTGATTGCACCGTACGGTTTTAAAGAGCAGGTGCTGGTTAACCGGCTGAAGCCACCTTCATCTGCGCATTGGTTCGGGACGGATGATCTGGGAAGAGATCTATTCACCCGTATTATGTATGGCGCACGGATTTCGTTATGGGTTGGTTTCTTCTCGGTTATCGCTTCTATTTTTGTGGGTACCATTCTTGGTATTCTGGCTGGTTTCTATGGTAAATGGATTGATATGCTGATTTCCCGCTTGTTCGATATTCTACTGGCGTTTCCGAGCATACTGCTAGCTATAGCTATTGTAGCTATTCTGGGTCCATCCCTGCAGAATGCGTTGTACGCAATTGCCATAGTTAATATTCCGACTTATGGACGTCTCGTACGTGCCAAGGTACTCAGCTTGAAATCCGAAGAATATATTACAGCGGCAAGAGCAATCGGAATGACTAATACCCGTATTCTGGTCACTCATATTCTGCCGAACAGTTTAACGCCAATTATCGTGCAGGGCACGCTAGGTATCGCAACAGCGATCATTGAAGCAGCCGCACTTGGTTTCCTTGGACTGGGTGCCCAACCTCCTGATCCTGAATGGGGCAAGATGCTCTCAGACTCTCGTCAGTTTATCCAGAAGGCTCCTTGGACAGTTATTTTTCCAGGTCTGTCCATTATGTTGACAGTTCTGGGCTTTAATCTGATGGGTGACGGTCTGCGTGACGTGCTGGACCCACGGATGAAGAATTAA